A single genomic interval of Paenibacillus macerans harbors:
- a CDS encoding M3 family oligoendopeptidase yields MTLFNGPLDPAWELDSIFPGGSSSAAFREFLETLERDIAGYHAAIEEMGAPASLKDTEAFDGIIEGLQAASAKLTEAGSFVSCLTAQDQHDKKAVQLDAKVTSIRAAYNNVTTLFWNVLRLTSDEVWADWMKRGEIAPLSFVLSEKRDEAREKLPPELESLASDLAIDGYHGWGQHYDTIVAKVNVPFQEPGGEVKMLSVGQAANKLDDPDRSVRERVFASWEEAWSNSADYCADTLNRLAGFRLKLYDKRGWDDILKEPLAINRMSGATLDAMWRVIEENKPKFVAYLERKAKLLGLDKLNWADVDAPLGKVTEEITYDQAAQDIVKQFGGFSPKLAEFAAEAFRKRWIEAEDRSGKRPGGFCTALPVSKQTRIFMTFGGTLSNVSTLAHELGHAYHQYLMEELPVFNQDYAMNVAETASTFAEMIVSDALVKNAASKEAKIVLLADQIQRSIAFYMNIHARFLFETRFYAKRRQGLLDAGELSALMEEAQREAYRGALGNYHPHFWASKLHFYITDVPFYNFPYTFGYMFSTGIYAIAQREGQAFAEKYDALLRDTGRMTVEELAAKHLQVDLTKPDFWREAMALSVADVDAFLELTK; encoded by the coding sequence ATGACATTATTCAATGGACCCCTAGATCCGGCCTGGGAACTTGACTCGATTTTCCCGGGAGGCTCTTCTTCCGCGGCGTTCCGCGAATTTCTTGAGACGTTGGAACGCGATATTGCCGGTTACCACGCAGCGATCGAGGAGATGGGCGCGCCGGCCTCGCTTAAGGACACGGAAGCTTTTGACGGAATCATTGAAGGGCTGCAGGCGGCCTCCGCCAAACTGACGGAAGCGGGCAGCTTTGTATCCTGTTTGACGGCCCAGGATCAGCATGACAAGAAGGCGGTTCAACTGGACGCCAAAGTAACGTCGATTCGGGCTGCGTACAACAATGTGACGACCTTGTTCTGGAACGTGCTGCGTTTGACGAGCGACGAGGTGTGGGCGGACTGGATGAAGCGCGGCGAGATCGCCCCGCTTTCCTTCGTGCTCAGCGAAAAGCGCGATGAAGCCCGCGAGAAGCTGCCGCCCGAGCTGGAGAGCCTGGCTTCGGACCTGGCTATCGACGGTTACCACGGCTGGGGACAGCATTACGACACGATCGTCGCCAAAGTAAACGTGCCGTTCCAGGAGCCGGGCGGCGAAGTGAAGATGCTGTCCGTAGGCCAAGCGGCCAACAAGCTGGACGATCCGGACCGCAGCGTCCGCGAGCGGGTATTTGCCAGCTGGGAGGAAGCCTGGAGCAATTCCGCCGATTATTGCGCGGACACGCTGAACCGGCTGGCGGGCTTCCGTTTGAAGCTGTACGACAAGAGAGGCTGGGACGATATCCTGAAGGAGCCGCTGGCGATCAATCGCATGTCGGGGGCAACGCTGGATGCGATGTGGCGAGTGATCGAGGAGAACAAGCCGAAATTCGTCGCTTATTTGGAGCGGAAAGCGAAGCTGCTGGGGCTCGACAAGCTGAACTGGGCCGATGTGGACGCGCCGCTCGGCAAAGTGACGGAAGAAATTACGTACGACCAGGCCGCGCAAGATATCGTCAAGCAGTTCGGCGGCTTTAGTCCGAAATTGGCCGAATTTGCGGCCGAAGCGTTCCGCAAGCGCTGGATCGAAGCGGAGGACCGCTCCGGCAAACGGCCGGGCGGTTTCTGCACCGCGCTTCCGGTCAGCAAGCAAACGCGGATTTTCATGACGTTCGGGGGAACGCTTTCGAACGTGTCGACGCTGGCTCATGAGCTCGGTCACGCCTATCATCAGTATTTGATGGAGGAGCTGCCGGTGTTCAACCAGGATTACGCGATGAACGTCGCGGAAACCGCTTCGACCTTTGCGGAAATGATCGTGTCGGACGCCCTGGTGAAAAACGCGGCAAGCAAGGAAGCGAAAATCGTGCTGCTCGCCGACCAAATCCAGAGATCCATCGCCTTCTACATGAACATCCATGCCCGCTTCCTGTTCGAAACGCGCTTTTATGCGAAGCGCCGGCAAGGTTTGCTGGACGCCGGCGAATTGTCCGCGCTGATGGAGGAAGCGCAGCGGGAAGCGTACCGCGGGGCGCTGGGCAACTATCACCCGCATTTCTGGGCTTCCAAGCTGCATTTTTACATCACGGATGTACCGTTCTATAATTTCCCGTATACCTTCGGGTACATGTTCAGTACCGGCATTTACGCGATAGCGCAGCGGGAAGGCCAAGCGTTCGCGGAGAAATACGACGCGCTGCTGCGGGATACGGGCCGGATGACGGTGGAGGAACTGGCCGCCAAACATCTGCAGGTTGACTTGACCAAGCCGGATTTCTGGCGCGAGGCGATGGCGTTATCCGTGGCTGACGTCGATGCGTTCCTGGAATTGACAAAATAA